A window of Brachybacterium fresconis contains these coding sequences:
- a CDS encoding DUF3800 domain-containing protein, producing the protein MAYLDELGHVGPYISTGHKKFNHNPIFGYGGIVLPERQIRKFGAKFEHLKARQFRNEIIPSGKHPRRWEKKGSEIFSTGAHSKYPERADLIADLADYLRKLDGRVVFYGHRKPFGTTKETGRTPSETTTLALTEVVRRLCRYADKRDESLMVLLDRGGPMPREEAITAMASFIYSSDERSVKRIVEVPVELESHRYGSVQYADWLCSILSRASHYHFSDSNEFAWSPPVLEQIVGGRIMQGSRIWLPEHKWAVTEKALVRPGKWIDSGKARSLSSGHTEHLTQSVRDAIRH; encoded by the coding sequence GTGGCCTACCTGGACGAACTTGGGCATGTGGGCCCGTACATCAGTACAGGCCACAAAAAATTCAATCACAACCCGATCTTTGGGTACGGCGGAATCGTGTTGCCCGAGAGGCAGATCCGAAAGTTCGGCGCGAAGTTTGAACACCTAAAAGCTAGGCAATTTAGAAACGAAATAATCCCTTCCGGAAAGCATCCCAGAAGATGGGAGAAGAAGGGGTCTGAAATATTCAGCACTGGAGCTCACAGCAAGTATCCAGAGCGGGCCGATCTGATTGCAGATCTAGCCGATTATCTACGCAAACTGGACGGTCGCGTCGTGTTTTACGGACACCGCAAGCCGTTCGGCACGACCAAGGAAACCGGTCGCACTCCTAGCGAAACCACAACACTTGCACTGACCGAGGTCGTGCGGAGACTCTGCCGGTATGCCGACAAGCGCGACGAAAGTCTGATGGTTCTGTTAGACCGAGGTGGCCCAATGCCTCGTGAAGAAGCTATTACCGCGATGGCGAGCTTTATATATTCGTCTGACGAGCGATCCGTCAAGCGGATCGTAGAAGTTCCCGTCGAACTCGAGAGCCATCGTTACGGATCCGTGCAGTACGCCGATTGGCTCTGCTCAATACTTAGTCGCGCGAGCCACTATCACTTCTCGGATTCGAACGAATTTGCCTGGTCGCCGCCGGTCCTTGAACAAATTGTTGGTGGACGCATAATGCAAGGATCCAGAATCTGGCTGCCCGAACACAAATGGGCTGTGACCGAGAAGGCACTAGTACGCCCAGGCAAGTGGATCGACTCGGGCAAGGCGCGGAGTCTGAGCAGCGGACACACTGAGCACCTAACCCAGTCCGTGCGGGACGCCATCCGTCATTAA
- a CDS encoding MerR family transcriptional regulator, with product MRISEVAERTGVPTSTLRYYERLGILTAHRSANGYRDFDVGHLERLDFIASAKRLGLELPEIRRLLDLADTGTCTGVKATLQPLLAEQISAVEQQLRVLADLQAQLHEARAHVDACPDSDERCRSECAFKAFVGH from the coding sequence ATGAGGATCTCCGAGGTCGCCGAGCGCACAGGAGTGCCCACGAGCACGCTGCGCTATTACGAGCGCCTCGGTATCCTTACCGCGCACAGGAGCGCCAACGGATACCGGGACTTCGACGTGGGCCACCTGGAGCGCTTGGATTTCATCGCTTCGGCCAAGCGGCTCGGCCTCGAGCTGCCCGAGATCCGCCGCCTCCTCGACCTCGCGGACACCGGCACCTGCACGGGAGTCAAGGCCACGCTCCAGCCTCTGCTGGCCGAACAGATTTCCGCTGTCGAGCAGCAGCTCCGGGTCCTGGCCGATCTACAAGCACAGCTACACGAGGCGCGGGCTCACGTCGACGCTTGCCCGGACAGTGACGAGCGCTGCCGGTCGGAGTGCGCATTCAAGGCCTTCGTCGGGCACTAG
- the fdxA gene encoding ferredoxin, which yields MTYVIALPCVDVKDRACVDECPVDCIYEGQRMLYIHPDECIDCGACEPVCPVEAIYYEDDLPDQWSAYYRANVEFFDDIGAPGGAALLGMIDKDHPIVAALPPQNGQDSGS from the coding sequence ATGACGTACGTGATCGCCCTGCCCTGCGTGGATGTGAAGGACCGTGCGTGCGTGGACGAGTGCCCGGTCGACTGCATCTACGAGGGGCAGCGAATGCTCTACATCCACCCCGACGAGTGCATTGACTGCGGAGCCTGCGAGCCGGTCTGCCCCGTCGAGGCGATCTACTACGAGGATGACCTGCCCGACCAGTGGTCCGCCTACTACCGAGCCAACGTCGAGTTCTTCGACGACATCGGCGCGCCAGGCGGGGCCGCGCTGCTGGGCATGATCGACAAGGACCACCCGATCGTCGCCGCCCTACCTCCGCAGAACGGTCAGGACAGCGGGTCCTGA